The sequence GCCCCCGGCCTAGCGCACGTCCAGCGTGCGGCGGAAGAACGCCACGCCCTCCGCGTTCGTGCGCGCATGCGACGCGGGCCGCGTCCCGGGTACCGGGTCCCGGCACAGCATGGCGATGACGTCGAAGCCCTTCGGGTAGCACTCGGGCAGGAAGGTGAAGTGGCCCGCGTCGTCCAGGACCACTGTCGTCGTGGACGCAGGAGGCAGCAGCCCGGCCAGGTGCATGCCGTGCCCTTCGTGCGGCATCAGCTCGTCGCCCTTCGCGAGCACCAGCTCCACGGGCTTCTGGATGTCGGCGGTGTCCCGCGCCTCGAAGGAGGCCGCCATGCCCGGCGCCATCGCGAACGCGGCCTTCACACGCGGATCCAGGTACGACGCTCGCGCCTGCTTCATGTCGATGCGGCCGTAGTCCACGTCGCGCAGGCCCTCGCAGCCAATCTCCTCGCGGGTGCCGGGCGTCTTGCAGCGCTTTTCAATCCACTCCAGGTTGAGGTTCAGCCCCACCAGCGCCAGCGCCGTGTAGCCGCCCATGGAGTGCCCCGACGCGCCGATGCGCTCCGGATCCACGCGCGGGCCCCACTTCGGGTCCTTCAGCAGGTGGTCCAGGATGACGGTGAAGTCCTGGGGGCGCTCGTAAGCGCGCGCGAAGCCCTCCGGGCTCGTGTCGCCGTAGGTGTTGCCCGGGTGGTTCAGCCCCACGACGACGAAGCCGTGCGCCGCCAGGTTCGAACCGAACCAGGACAGGTCCATCACCGAGCCGCCGCTCCCGTGCGACAGCAGCACCACCGGCCAGCGCTCGCGCGCGTCCGACAGCGGTGCGTCCTTCGCGCCGTAGAAGGGCTTGAACACGTCCGACGGCGCGCGGTTGTCCATCGGCGTGCCGGGCGCCACCGGGTACCAGACCAGCGGCTTCAGCGTGCGGTGGCGGACCGCGTCCTCGTACGTCAGCGACTGCGTGACGCCCACCGCGTAGGCCGCGTCCGCCCCGTAGAGCGACGCATGGTCCGTGCGCGGAGCCTCCGCCTTCTTCGAGGAGGAGCAGCCCCCCGCCAGCAGCGCCGCGGAGACGAGGAGCACGGGACCCATCGGAGCAAGGTGGCGGAGCATGGCCCCGCAGCATGACCGTGAACGGCGATGCAGGGGAAGGGCTTCAGCGGCTCACAGCCGCACGGTGGTCCCGCGCGTCACCAGCGCGGCCAGGCCCTGCTTCGTCTGCGCGGCGGTGCGCAGGTGCAGCGTGAGCGCGCCCAGCTCGCGGATCCACGTGGCCGCGTTGGGGCCCAGGCCGGAGAACAGCACGGACAGGGGTGGCGGCTGGGGCAGACGGCCCGTCCAGTAGCCCAGCACCTCGTCGCGCTCCGGCAGCGACGGCAGCTTCATGCGCTCCTGCTCGCGCGCCAGCAGCCGCTCCAGCTTGCGCGGCAGGTTCACCTGCCAGTGCACCACCGTCTTCGCGGGCCTCCAGGCCCAGTCCGCGAAGGCGAAGCGCTCTCGGACCGCGTACTCGCCCCGGCCCTGCGTGACGAAGACGCGGTCGGGAGGAAAGTCCGGGAAGGGGTCCCACTGCCCGGCCAGCAGCGACGCCAGCCCCTGCTCGCCCGGGGGACGCCGGCGGAAGTTGTCCCGCACCGTGCGCGCCGCCTTCGTGTCCCAGTAGGGATAGGCCGGGTCCTCCACCATCAGCGCCAGGTTCAGCGCCTCGTCCCACTCGTCCGCGTAGCCGCCGGGGGAACCGCCCACCTCCCAGCCGCCGGGCGCCTCGTGCCAGGCCTGGAACACCAGCCGGTCCACCAGGTCCATCCACCCGTCCGAGTCCACCGACCCCACGCCTCCCGGCAGCGCCGACGAGGCCAGCCGCTGGCAGAGCGTGAAGGCCTGCGCGTCACCCAGGTGGTTGGAGAGGGCCTCCAGCGCGCCGGCCGCGTCCCCCATGGCGCGCGCGAAGAAGGGCAGGACCTGCTCGTGGAAGAAGCGGTCGTTGATGGGGCGCAGGACGACGTCCATGCGGGGCGTCCTTCCTGTCCGGCCGTCAGGGCCGAGCGTCTTCCTGGACGATGAGGGCGTGGATGTCCGCGGCCGTGGGCGCCTCCAGGATGGCCGCCCGGAAGCGCGGGTTCTTGAAGAGGCGCGAGATGCGCGCCAGCGCCTTCAGGTGCACCCCCGCGCTGTTCTCCGGCGCCACCAGCGCGAAGAACAGGTGCGTGGGCTTGCCGTCGATGGACTCGAAGTCCACCCCGGTGCGCGACACGCAGAAGGCCGCCTGGAGGCTGTCCATGCCCGCCAGCTTGCCGTGCGGGATGGCCACGCCTTCCCCGATGCCCGTGCTGCCCAGCTTCTCGCGTTCCTGGAGCACCGCCACCAGCCGGTCCTCGCGCAGATTCGGGTGCGCCCGGGCCAACGTGGCACTCAGCTCGCGCAGCACCTCCGGTTTCGTGCGGGACTGCATGTCCGCGACGACCGCCTGGGGGCTGAGGAAATCGGCGATTCTCAATGGCGCTCCCGCACTGGCGCTCCGGGCCGGCAATGATTCCTCGGCCGGCAATTACTCCTCACACTGGATTCGCGCAAGGGTCGCCTGGGCGGTGGCAGGCGCTTCGCTCACTGCGCGTCAGCCGGGGCCCCCGGGCCCAGGCCCCGGGCCCGGGCCTTTCGAAGCCCCGGACCCGGTCCCCTTGGGTTCAGCCGAACGTCGGTCAGGTGCCGGTGGCGGCCACCGGCGCTTCGGGCAGGTGCGGTTCGATGAGGCCGAACCCACCCTCCTTGCGGCGGTAGACGATGGACAGCGCCTGGGACTGCTGGTTCTGGAACACGTAGAAGTCGTTGTTCATCAAGTTCATCTGCATCACCGCGTCATCCACCGACAGCGACTGGATGGCCAGGTGCGTGGTGCGCACCAGGCGGGCGACGCCCGACTCGGTCACCTTCTGCGGGGCCTCGGCGGCGGGGGCGGCCTGGAGGGCGGCGGGCGAGGACGGCTCGGCGGCCTCCTCCCCATCGTGGACCTCGAAGACGTCGTGGCGGACCTTGAGGTTGTTCACCAGGTCCTGGCGGTGGTGCACCTTCTCCTTGCCGTGGTGCGACTTGAGCTTGTCGCGGTAGCGGCGCAGCTGGCGCTCGATCTTGTCCATCGCCAGGTCGATGGACGCGTACATGTCATCGCTCTTCTCACGCCCCCGGAGGATCCAGGCGCCGGAGTGGATGGTGATGTCCGCGTGGTGCAGGTGCCGCTCCAACGACAGCACCACGTGGGCCTCACCAGCCCGGTCCAGCAGTCGGTTCACCCGATCGACCTTTTCACGGGCGTACTCCTTCAGGGAATCCGACGCTCCGAACTGACGGAAGGTGATGTTGAGCTGCATGCGTGGCCGCCTCCTAGGGAGAGAGGTAAGCTCCGTCACAGATCAGAAACGGAGCCCACGCCGAAAGCAACCCGGCCCCCCAGGTTGGAACTTCCCGTCCACGGCTCGCGCTCGCGAAAGCGACCGCAATAGGACACGTCTGGTGTCCGCTGCCTGTCATGGGGAGGGGATTCCGACCCGGGTCCCATTTTCCGGGCCGGCCTCCCCCACACCGCGTGCGTGGTCCTCACGCCAGCAACATGCCTCCGGTGACGCCCAGGATGTCGCCGTTGACGAAGCGGGACTCGTCGCACGCGAGGAACACGTAGGAGGGCGCCAGCTCCGCGGGCTGCGCGGGCCTGCCCGTGGGCGAGCTCTTGCCGAACTCCTTCACCTTCTCCCCGTCGAAGGACTGCGGGATGAGCGGCGTCCACACGGGGCCCGGCGCCACGGCGTTCACCCGGATGCCCCGGCCGATGAGCTCCTGCGACAGGCCCTTGGTGAAGGCGACGATGGCGCCCTTCGTGGTCGCGTAGTCGAGGATCTCCGCCGAGGGCTGATACGCCTGGATGGACGCGGTGTTGATGATGGTCGCGCCCGGCTTCATGTGCGGCAGCGCGTACTTCACCATGTGGAACATCGCGAGGATGTTGACCCGGAAGGTGCGCTCCACGCGCTCCGCGTCCAGCTCCTCGAACTTCTCCACCGCCTTGCCCTGGTAGGCGGCGTTGTTCACGAGCACGTCGATGCGGCCGAACTTCTTCACCGTGTCCTCGACGATGCGCTTGCAGGTGGCCTCCAGCGCCATGTCACCCGCCAGCGCCAGCGCCTGCCGTCCGGAGCCTTCAATCACGCGGCGGGTGTGGCCCGCGTCGTCGCCCTCGTTGAGGTACGCGAACGCCACGTCCGCGCCTTCACGCGCGAAGGCCAGGCACACCGCGCGGCCAATGCCGCTGTCGCCGCCGGTCACCAGCGCGACGCGGTCCTGCAGCCGGCCAAAGCCCTTGTATGACTGCTCGCCGTAGTCCGGCTCCGGGGACATGGCCCCCTCGTGGCCGGGCGCGGACTGCGTCTGCTCGGGGAAGGGCGGCTTGGGTCCGGCGGTGCGCGGGTCGGGATTGCGGGCCATGTCATCACTCCGTGGGGAAAAGGCGTTCCCTCACGGTGGAGGCGCTGGCGCGGGGCGGCAATCAAGCACCGGCCGCCTGCCCGGCCACCCCCCGGCGGCCCGCAGGCGCTGGAGAAACCTCAGGGCACCACGGACAGCACGAAGTCCTGCGAGTGGTAGATGGCCCCCGCGCACGACGCGACGCCCGTGCACTCGCCCACGGTGGCCTCCAGGTCCGCGGTCAGGGACAGGGTGTGGTTCGCCTGCGGGGTGCCAGCGGGGATGGCGATGGTGGCCTTGTTGCCGTCCTGCGTGACGCTGAGCACGCCGGGCGCCCTGCCCCCTTCGCGCAGGAGCAGCGCCTCCACGGAGCCGGGCACCTCCGTCGTGGGCTCCCAGAGGAAGTCATAGGACTGCCCCACACGCAGCTTGTCCGGGGTGCCCTCGCCCTGGAACGTGAACTTGCGCTTGGCCTTGGCCTTGAGGACCACCAGGCGCACGGTGCTGGAGGCGTCCTGGAGCTGCACGGTGATGTCCTCCACCGGCTGGCGGCCCCAGGCGGCCGGGTCGAAGTTGAAGTAGGCGCGGCTGTTCTCGCACGCCTCCGCGCGGCCCCCCACGTCCGACGCGCCGCCCGGCACCAGCGTCATGGGCTCGCCGTTGAGGGTGGCCGTGACGTCGTCCGCGAAGCGCGAGCACGGGCCGTCCGCCGCCAGCGAGTAGCTGACCGTGAAGCGGTGCGCGCCCTGCGCGTCCGGCGTCTCAGCGTCGTCCACGTCCGCCAGCGCGAAGGTGAGCGAGCGGTCCGACAGCTCCGCCAGCGACATCACCTTCGTCTCGCCGCCGCCACAGCCGGTGAGCGCCACCAGCGCCCCCAGGGCGGTGAGGCGGGAAACGGTTCGACGCGGGCTCGGAGCGATGAGGGTCATGGCGGCCGGCACCCTAGCTCACTCCCGCGCCAGCAGTCCTTCGAGCCGCGCCTTCACGCCCGGCCACTCGGTGTCGATGAACCCGTAGTACGCGCTGTCCCGCACCACGCCGCCGCGCACCAGCATGTGATTGCGCAGGATGCCCTCGAAGGTGGCGCCCAGCCGCTCGATGGCGGCGCGCGAGCGCACGTTGCGCCGGTCGGTCTTGAGCTGCACGCGCATCACGCCCAGCGTCTCGAAGGCGTGCGTGAGCAGCAGGTACTTGCACTCGGTGTTCACCCGCGTGCGCCACGCCCGCCGCGCCAGCCACGTGGAGCCGATCTCCAGCGTGCGGTAGTCGCGCGAGATGTCCAGGTAGCGCGTGGTGCCCACCACGTCCCCGCTCGCCCGCTCACGGATGGCGAAGGGCCGCTCCGTGCCCGCGGCGGTCGCCTTCAGCGCGCCGGCGACGTAGTCCGCGACGTCCGCCTCCGTGCGCAGCACGCGTGAGAAGTGGGTGAAGACCTCCGGCTCGCAGAGCGCCGCGAGCGCGGGCACGTGCTCCAGGGTCAGGGGCTCCAGCCGCACCGTCCGCCCCTCCAGGGTGACGGGCGGGACGACGAGCGGCACGGGGTCACGGCGGGGAACGCCGACGTCATGGGGGAGCACGGGGTCCATGGACCCGCTTCATGCTCCAACCCCGGCCCTGGCGTGCAGGGCCGGTTCCGACAAACCGGCTGGACCAGCGGCTTCTAGAAGTACTTCTTGCGCTTGCTGCTGGGGAGGATGCCCAGCACCTCGCGGTACTTGGCCACCGTGCGGCGGGCGATCTCCGTGCCCTGCGAGCGCAAGAGCTCCACGATCTTCTGGTCCGAGTACGGGTTGCGCGGGTCTTCCTGCGACACGAGCTGCTTGATGTGGTGCTTCACGGCCTCGCTGGCCGTGTCCTCGCCGGACACGCGCGCGATGGACGAGTTGAAGAAGTACTTCAGCTCGAAGATGCCCTGCGGCGTGTGGACGTACTTGCTCGTGGTGACGCGGCTGACGGTGGACTCGTGCATGCCGATGTCCTCCGCCACGTCGCGCAGGATGAGGGGCTTGAGGTGCGAGATGCCCTTGTCCAGGAAGTCCCGCTGGAACTTCACGATGCTCTCGGTGACCTTGTAGATGGTCCGCTGCCGCTGGTGGATGGAGCGGATGAGCCACATCGCGCTGCGCAGCTTGTCCTGGATGAACTCCTTCGTCTGCCCGGGGCTCACCGCGCCCGTCTTGAGCGCGTTCCGGTACATGCCGGAGATGCGCAGCTTGGACAGGCCGTCGTCGTTGAGGACCACGGTGTAGTCCTCGTCCCCCAGCTTGTAGACGAAGACGTCGGGGGTGATGTACTGCGCGTCATCCCCGCTGAAGTTGCGGCCCGGCCGAGGGTCCAGCTTCGGGAGCAGCTTCGCCGCCGCGACCACCTCTTCCAACGTGACCTTGAGGTCCTTGGCGATGGCCGGGAGGTTCTTGCTCTCCAGGTACTTCATGTGGCGCTTGATGATGAGGCCCAGCAGCGCCGCGTTCGGGTCCTTCATCGCCTGCAGCTGGATGAGCAGGCACTCCTGCAGGTCGCGCGCGCCGCAGCCCCGGGGCTCCAGGTTCTGGATGCGGCGCAGGGTGCGCTCGGCCACGTGCATGGGCACGTCCGCCTCGTTGGACAGGCGGATGAGCGGGTCGCCTTCAATCTCCGGCAGCTTGAGGTAGCCGTCGTCGTCCAGGTTCCCCAGGATGAGCACCGCCACGCGGCGCTCGGCCTCGTTGAGCCGCAGCGTGCCCAGCTGCTCCTGGAGGTGGTCGACCAGGTCCTCCTTCTTCACCATGTTGGCTTCGAACGACGGCAGGTCGTCCGTGGCCACGTTGCCCTTGTTGGAGGCGGTGGTGGGCTCGTTGAACTGGTAGCTGTTGAGGTAGGACTCCCAGTCGATCTCCGGGGGGCCCTCGCCGTCCGCCTTGAACTCCTGGGCGGTCTCCGGCGTCGCGGACGGCAGGTCCACGTCGCGCGAGATTTCCGTGTTGTCCGCTTCGAGCGAGGCCTCGCCAGGCTCCTTCTCGCTCACCTCGCCGGGCATGCCCTCCTCGGGCTGCTCCAGCAGGGGGTTCTGCTCCATCTCCTCGCGGACCTGGTCCAGGAGCTCCATTCGCGAGAGCTGGAGGAGCTTGATGGCCTGCTGCAGCTGGGGCGTCATCACCAGCTGCTGCGCGAGCTTCAGGCTCTGTTTGAGTTCCATCGCCATGTGGGGGCGTCTCCGAAAGGCTAGCGGGCCACTTGATTGGAGGTTCCAATCAAGGACCGTGCCAACCTAACAAGGACCCCCGGCCACGTCCAGTGCCCCAGCGCGTGGTTTCTGATTTGCAGCGTGAAAAATCCGCTGGAAATCCGACAGGTTGTCGCAACCCCCGCCTGCCTGGCTGATGTTCAAACGTCGACGCAAAAGTGGGGCCAACTTCACCCCGAGCATCTGGAGACATACGGGGAGGACGGCTTTTCACGGAGCCTGGAGACGGAACCGGTCTCCCAGGTAGACGGCCCTCGCGCGGGCGGACCCTGCGATCTGCGCGGGGGTGCCCTCCTCGAGGATCTGCCCCTGTGCGATGATGTACGCCCGGTCACAGATGCCCAGGGTGTCCTGGACGTTGTGGTCGGTGATGAGGATGCCCAGGCCCCGCTCGCGCAGGAGGTGAATCTGGCGCTGGAGGTCGCCCACGTTGATGGGGTCCACGCCGGCGAAGGGCTCGTCGAAGAGGATGAAGCGGGGGGCGGGGATGAGGCTGCGGGCAATCTCCGCGCGCCGCCGCTCGCCGCCGGAGAGCGTCTCGCCCCAGGACTCGGCGACGTGGGAGAGGCCGAACTCCTCCAGGAGGGTGTCCGCGCGCTGCTTGCGGTCCTGGGCGGTGAGTCCCTTCTGGAGCTCCAGCACGGCGAGGAAGTTCTCGCGCACCGTGAGCTTGCGGAAGACGGAGGCCTCCTGCGGCAGGTAGCCCACGCCGCGGCGGGCGCGGCGGTGCATGGGCAGGTGGGTGAGGTCCTCGTCGCCCACGCGCACCCGGCCCGCGTCCGGCGTCACCAGCCCCACGACCATGTTGAAGCTGGTCGTCTTGCCGGCGCCGTTGGGGCCCAGCAGGCCCACGACCTCCCCCGGAGCGACGTTGAAGGACACGTCGCGGACCACCTGGCGCTTGCGGAAGGACTTCTTGAGCCCTTCGGCGAACAGCTTCTCGCCGCTCATGGCGTCGTGCCCGCCGGCGGCTTGGGCGCGGGGGCCTTCTTGCGGGTGCCGGGGACGGCGGTGGTGGACGGGGAGTCCACGAGGATGCGGGCGTTCTCCACCTCCAGGCGCTCGTTGCCCAGGATGAGGCGCACCTTGGTGCCGGTGAGGTAGGTGTTGCCCTGCCGGGCCTCCGGGGAGCCCGTCACCACCAGCACGCCCGAGGGCACGTCGTAGTCCGCGCGCTCGCCCCGGGCCTGCCGGTCGCCGTCCACGGCGCGCACGTTGCCGGCGCACACCACGCGCGTCACCTGGCGGGTGGCGTTGTAGTAGCCGGTCATCTTGTCGCAGCGGATGTCCATGGTCTGGTGCTTCACCACCACGTTGCCGGTGAGCACCGCCTGGTTGCGGTCGCCGGTGACGTGGTCCGCGGACAGGTCCACCGGGTTGCGCAGGCCCGTGGGCGCCAGGGACGCGCCCGGCGCGGGCGTGGGCGCGGCCGGAGTGCTCGCGGCGGGAGTGGCCGGGGCAGCGGCACCGGGCCTGGCGGCGGGAGCAGCCGGCGCGGAGGCACCGGGCTTCGCGGCGGGCGCGGCCGGGGTGGCCTGCGCGACGGCCTGCGGGGACGCGGGCTGGGCCAGGAACAGCGCCATCACGAGGAACTCAATCACTCCGTCGCTCCACCCAGCGCGGCTTGGACCGCGCCCTCGAAGGTGAACGTCTGGTCCGCGGCGGACAGCGTGAAGCGGTCCGCGCGCATCTGGTAGTCGGGGCCCTTCATCGTCACGCCCTCCTCGCCGTGGGCCCGCCGCGAGTCGGCGTTGTAGGTAAGCCGGGGGGTGTTGGCCACCATCCCCTCTCCCGTCCGCACGACGACGCCGCCGGTGCCCACCCACGTCTTGGACGCGAGGCTGCCGTCCATATTCGGCGCGGTGATGGTGGTGCCCTCCGGCGTGGAGGAGGCCGAGCCCTGGGCGCTCTTCCCGGGGGGCAGGCGCACGACGACGTCGGTGGCCTGCACCTCGCCGCCCGCGCGCCGGTAGAGGACGCGGGAGGCGGTGCCGGAGACCTGGAGCGCGTCGCCTTCGTAGGAGCGCAGGCGCGCGCCCTCCAGCACCACGTCCGGGCGCGGCTCGTTCGCGGCGCCCGGGGCCGGACGGCGCGGCGCGCAGGCGGTGGCGAGGAGTCCCAGGAAGCTCAAGGCAAGCAGGCGCGGCACGAGGCCCTCCTTATCACCGCGCCGGGGCGGACGGTGCGCCGGCAAGGGCCGGGGGAACGTCCTGGGGAGGACGCGTCTTCCAGCGCTGATGCATCCACACCCACTGTTCGGGGGCGCGGCGGATGGCCGCCTCGATGCGCTGCGACAGCGCGGCGGTGAGCGCCTGCACGGCCGCTTCACGCTCCGTCGCGTCCGGGGGCGGCACCTCCTCCATGGTGAGCCGGTAGCCCTGCCCGTCGCGCTGGCAGAAGCCCACCACCACCGCCGCGCCGGTGCGCAGCGCCAGGTCCGCCGCCGCGCGCGGGGTGGCCGCCAGCTCCCCGAAGAAGGGCACGAAGACGGACTGCACCCTGGTGTCCTGGTCGATGAGGATGCCCAGGATTTCGCCGCTGCGCAGCGCGCGGAGCATGGCCCGGGCCGCGCCCTCCTGGCCGCGCCAGATGCTGCGCACCCCGCCCTTCGCCCGGAAGTCCTCCACCAGCGCGGTGAGGCGCGGGTCGCTGGTCTCCTTGGCGATGCTCTGGCTGGGGTAGCCCGCCCTCGCCACGCGCCGGGCGAGCAGCTCCCAGTTGCCCACGTGGCCGGACACGAAGACGACGCCCTTCCCCTTCGCCAGCGCGGCCTCCAGCACCCGGCGGTCCTCGTCCGGCCAGGACACCAGGGACTCCAGCCCGGCGTCCAGCGCACGCGCGGAGGCCACCTCCAGGGCGGCCGCGGCCAGGTGGCGGAAGGCGTCACGGGCGAGCGCGTCACGCTCCGCCCCGGTCTTCTCCGGAAAGGCCCGGGCCAGCGACTTGAGGGCCTTCTGCCGCTCCCTGGCCGCGAAGGCGTAGGCCCAGCCGCCCAGGGTCATGCCCAGGGTGCGGGCCATCCCCAGCGGCAGGAACTGGAGCAGGCGCAACATCCCGGCGATGAGCAGGTAGCGCAGGTAACGCTTGAGGCGCTTTGTTAAAGGGGGACGCTCCACGACGCGTCTCCATATCCCATGCGCGAATACAACTTCGACGGCCTCATTGGCCCGACCCACAATTACGCCGGCCTCTCGCCGGGCAACCTGGCGTCACAGCACCACGGCGGCCAGCCCAGCCACCCCCGGGAGGCGGCGCTCCAGGGGCTGGAGAAGATGCGCTTCGTGTCGGAGCTGGGCGTGGGCCAGGCGGTGCTGCCGCCCCAGCCGCGCCCGTCCCTGCGCACGCTGCGGGCGCTGGGCTTCACGGGCTCCGACGAGGAGGTCATCACCCGCGCCGCGCGCGACGCGGAGCACCTCCTGCGCCTCACCTCCAGCGCCTCCGCCATGTGGACGGCGAACGCGGCCACGGTGGCGCCGTCGGCGGACACCGCGGACGGCCGGGTGCACCTGACGCCCGCGAACCTCACGCAGATGTTCCAC comes from Corallococcus macrosporus and encodes:
- a CDS encoding alpha/beta hydrolase family protein; translation: MLLVSAALLAGGCSSSKKAEAPRTDHASLYGADAAYAVGVTQSLTYEDAVRHRTLKPLVWYPVAPGTPMDNRAPSDVFKPFYGAKDAPLSDARERWPVVLLSHGSGGSVMDLSWFGSNLAAHGFVVVGLNHPGNTYGDTSPEGFARAYERPQDFTVILDHLLKDPKWGPRVDPERIGASGHSMGGYTALALVGLNLNLEWIEKRCKTPGTREEIGCEGLRDVDYGRIDMKQARASYLDPRVKAAFAMAPGMAASFEARDTADIQKPVELVLAKGDELMPHEGHGMHLAGLLPPASTTTVVLDDAGHFTFLPECYPKGFDVIAMLCRDPVPGTRPASHARTNAEGVAFFRRTLDVR
- a CDS encoding PTS sugar transporter subunit IIA is translated as MRIADFLSPQAVVADMQSRTKPEVLRELSATLARAHPNLREDRLVAVLQEREKLGSTGIGEGVAIPHGKLAGMDSLQAAFCVSRTGVDFESIDGKPTHLFFALVAPENSAGVHLKALARISRLFKNPRFRAAILEAPTAADIHALIVQEDARP
- the hpf gene encoding ribosome hibernation-promoting factor, HPF/YfiA family; this translates as MQLNITFRQFGASDSLKEYAREKVDRVNRLLDRAGEAHVVLSLERHLHHADITIHSGAWILRGREKSDDMYASIDLAMDKIERQLRRYRDKLKSHHGKEKVHHRQDLVNNLKVRHDVFEVHDGEEAAEPSSPAALQAAPAAEAPQKVTESGVARLVRTTHLAIQSLSVDDAVMQMNLMNNDFYVFQNQQSQALSIVYRRKEGGFGLIEPHLPEAPVAATGT
- a CDS encoding SDR family oxidoreductase — its product is MARNPDPRTAGPKPPFPEQTQSAPGHEGAMSPEPDYGEQSYKGFGRLQDRVALVTGGDSGIGRAVCLAFAREGADVAFAYLNEGDDAGHTRRVIEGSGRQALALAGDMALEATCKRIVEDTVKKFGRIDVLVNNAAYQGKAVEKFEELDAERVERTFRVNILAMFHMVKYALPHMKPGATIINTASIQAYQPSAEILDYATTKGAIVAFTKGLSQELIGRGIRVNAVAPGPVWTPLIPQSFDGEKVKEFGKSSPTGRPAQPAELAPSYVFLACDESRFVNGDILGVTGGMLLA
- a CDS encoding GNAT family N-acetyltransferase; this encodes MDPVLPHDVGVPRRDPVPLVVPPVTLEGRTVRLEPLTLEHVPALAALCEPEVFTHFSRVLRTEADVADYVAGALKATAAGTERPFAIRERASGDVVGTTRYLDISRDYRTLEIGSTWLARRAWRTRVNTECKYLLLTHAFETLGVMRVQLKTDRRNVRSRAAIERLGATFEGILRNHMLVRGGVVRDSAYYGFIDTEWPGVKARLEGLLARE
- the rpoN gene encoding RNA polymerase factor sigma-54; its protein translation is MAMELKQSLKLAQQLVMTPQLQQAIKLLQLSRMELLDQVREEMEQNPLLEQPEEGMPGEVSEKEPGEASLEADNTEISRDVDLPSATPETAQEFKADGEGPPEIDWESYLNSYQFNEPTTASNKGNVATDDLPSFEANMVKKEDLVDHLQEQLGTLRLNEAERRVAVLILGNLDDDGYLKLPEIEGDPLIRLSNEADVPMHVAERTLRRIQNLEPRGCGARDLQECLLIQLQAMKDPNAALLGLIIKRHMKYLESKNLPAIAKDLKVTLEEVVAAAKLLPKLDPRPGRNFSGDDAQYITPDVFVYKLGDEDYTVVLNDDGLSKLRISGMYRNALKTGAVSPGQTKEFIQDKLRSAMWLIRSIHQRQRTIYKVTESIVKFQRDFLDKGISHLKPLILRDVAEDIGMHESTVSRVTTSKYVHTPQGIFELKYFFNSSIARVSGEDTASEAVKHHIKQLVSQEDPRNPYSDQKIVELLRSQGTEIARRTVAKYREVLGILPSSKRKKYF
- the lptB gene encoding LPS export ABC transporter ATP-binding protein, which translates into the protein MSGEKLFAEGLKKSFRKRQVVRDVSFNVAPGEVVGLLGPNGAGKTTSFNMVVGLVTPDAGRVRVGDEDLTHLPMHRRARRGVGYLPQEASVFRKLTVRENFLAVLELQKGLTAQDRKQRADTLLEEFGLSHVAESWGETLSGGERRRAEIARSLIPAPRFILFDEPFAGVDPINVGDLQRQIHLLRERGLGILITDHNVQDTLGICDRAYIIAQGQILEEGTPAQIAGSARARAVYLGDRFRLQAP
- a CDS encoding LptA/OstA family protein translates to MIEFLVMALFLAQPASPQAVAQATPAAPAAKPGASAPAAPAARPGAAAPATPAASTPAAPTPAPGASLAPTGLRNPVDLSADHVTGDRNQAVLTGNVVVKHQTMDIRCDKMTGYYNATRQVTRVVCAGNVRAVDGDRQARGERADYDVPSGVLVVTGSPEARQGNTYLTGTKVRLILGNERLEVENARILVDSPSTTAVPGTRKKAPAPKPPAGTTP
- the lptC gene encoding LPS export ABC transporter periplasmic protein LptC — encoded protein: MPRLLALSFLGLLATACAPRRPAPGAANEPRPDVVLEGARLRSYEGDALQVSGTASRVLYRRAGGEVQATDVVVRLPPGKSAQGSASSTPEGTTITAPNMDGSLASKTWVGTGGVVVRTGEGMVANTPRLTYNADSRRAHGEEGVTMKGPDYQMRADRFTLSAADQTFTFEGAVQAALGGATE
- a CDS encoding lysophospholipid acyltransferase family protein, coding for MERPPLTKRLKRYLRYLLIAGMLRLLQFLPLGMARTLGMTLGGWAYAFAARERQKALKSLARAFPEKTGAERDALARDAFRHLAAAALEVASARALDAGLESLVSWPDEDRRVLEAALAKGKGVVFVSGHVGNWELLARRVARAGYPSQSIAKETSDPRLTALVEDFRAKGGVRSIWRGQEGAARAMLRALRSGEILGILIDQDTRVQSVFVPFFGELAATPRAAADLALRTGAAVVVGFCQRDGQGYRLTMEEVPPPDATEREAAVQALTAALSQRIEAAIRRAPEQWVWMHQRWKTRPPQDVPPALAGAPSAPAR